One genomic window of Medicago truncatula cultivar Jemalong A17 chromosome 1, MtrunA17r5.0-ANR, whole genome shotgun sequence includes the following:
- the LOC25485276 gene encoding putative receptor-like protein kinase At4g00960 isoform X1 codes for MTIVSSKLLFSFYSFLLFIIIIVSQAQGQPDFMRYSCINNNGNYTANSTYQNNLNTLLSNLTSNTQINYGFYNFSYGQNTDKVNAIGLCRGDVKPDLCRSCLNDSRVLLTKLCPTQKEAISWYDNCMLRYSNRSIFGIMDASFSYYKRNNRNVTDVDQFNQVLGNLMRKLNEIAASGDSRRKFATANATLNFETIYGLVQCTPDLSGQDCNDCLERAISEIPSFFNNKIGGRVLKLSCNIRYEIYSFYGPTTVIDQDETSPPEEEKSKSSHTIATVVPTVVVVAAAGLLIFICICLRKRKAKINLQDIKEDENNDIEIAESLLFNFETLRVATSNFSEDNKLGHGGFGVVYQGILAGGQVIAVKRLSTNSGQGDIEFKNEVLLVAKLQHRNLVRLLGFCLEGRERLLVYEYVPNKSLDYFIFDPINKERLDWERRYEIIGGIARGLLYLHQDSQLRIIHRDLKASNILLDEKLNPKISDFGIARLLLVDQTQVNTNKIVGTYGYMAPEYAMFGEFSVKSDVFSFGVLVLEIISGQKACCVLHGQSQEDLLSFAWRNWREGTITNIIDPSLSNGSRNEIMRCIHIALLCVQENLVERPIMATVVVMLSSYSIFLSVPLEPASIVGGRTRSLRVRDMQSEGESINHASISDPYPR; via the exons ATGACAATTGTTTCTAGCAAgctattattttccttttactcttttctcctttttattaTCATCATCGTATCTCAAGCCCAGGGCCAACCAGATTTTATGCGCTACTCTTGTATAAACAATAATGGCAACTACACAGCCAATAGCACCTATCAAAACAACCTCAACACCCTTTTATCCAATCTCACTTCCAACACTCAAATCAACTACGGTTTCTACAATTTCTCTTATGGCCAAAACACTGATAAAGTAAACGCCATTGGACTCTGCAGAGGAGATGTTAAACCCGACCTTTGCCGCAGTTGTCTCAACGATTCAAGAGTTCTTCTCACAAAACTTTGTCCAACCCAAAAAGAAGCAATTAGTTGGTATGATAACTGCATGTTGCGTTACTCAAACCGATCAATATTTGGCATTATGGATGCTTCATTTTCATATTATAAGCGGAACAATAGAAATGTAACCGATGTGGATCAATTTAATCAAGTTCTTGGGAACTTGATGAGGAAACTCAATGAAATAGCTGCATCAGGTGATTCTCGTCGTAAGTTTGCTACCGCTAATGcaactttgaattttgaaacCATATATGGTCTTGTGCAGTGTACACCTGACTTGTCAGGACAAGATTGCAATGATTGTTTAGAGCGTGCTATTTCAGAAATtccaagtttttttaataacaagATTGGTGGTAGAGTTCTCAAACTAAGTTGTAATATTAGATATGAAATATATTCCTTCTATGGTCCTACGACAGTAATAGACCAAGATGAAACCTCCCCACCAGAAGAAG AAAAAAGCAAATCATCACATACTATCGCCACAGTTGTGCcgactgttgttgttgttgctgctgctggcCTGCTAATTTTCATTTGCATATGCTTAAGGAAAAGGAAGGCAAAGATAAATCTCCAAG ATataaaagaagatgaaaataatgATATTGAAATCGCTGAGTCATTGCTATTCAACTTCGAGACATTACGAGTTGCTACAAGTAACTTTTCTGAAGATAATAAACTTGGACATGGCGGATTTGGAGTTGTTTATCAG GGTATACTCGCCGGTGGACAAGTGATTGCGGTCAAAAGGTTGTCAACAAATTCAGGACAAGGGGATATTGAATTTAAGAATGAAGTGCTTTTAGTCGCTAAGCTTCAACATCGAAATTTAGTTAGACTACTTGGTTTTTGTCTAGAAGGAAGAGAAAGATTGCTTGTCTATGAATATGTTCCAAATAAAAGTcttgattattttatatttg ATCCAATAAACAAAGAACGATTGGATTGGGAAAGGCGCTACGAAATCATTGGAGGAATTGCAAGAGGTCTTCTTTACCTTCATCAGGATTCTCAACTTCGTATTATACATCGTGATCTTAAAGCAAGTAACATTCTCTTGGACGAAAAGTTGAATCCTAAAATATCTGATTTTGGTATTGCCAGACTACTTCTTGTCGATCAAACTCAAGTTAATACAAATAAAATCGTTGGAACATA TGGATATATGGCtcctgagtatgcaatgtttggAGAATTTTCGGTAAAATCAgatgtttttagttttggtgtACTAGTTTTGGAGATTATAAGTGGACAGAAAGCTTGTTGCGTTCTTCATGGGCAGAGTCAGGAGGATTTACTTAGCTTT GCATGGAGAAACTGGAGAGAGGGTACAATCACAAATATAATAGATCCATCATTAAGCAATGGTTCACGAAATGAAATAATGAGATGCATTCACATTGCTTTACTATGTGTTCAAGAAAATTTGGTTGAAAGACCAATCATGGCAACCGTTGTAGTCATGCTTAGTAGTTATTCTATCTTTCTCTCCGTACCTTTGGAGCCTGCATCTATTGTGGGAGGTAGAACTAGAAGCCTTCGAGTTCGAGACATGCAATCTGAGGGAGAATCAATAAACCATGCTTCAATTAGTGACCCATACCCTCGATAG